The following proteins come from a genomic window of Malus sylvestris chromosome 4, drMalSylv7.2, whole genome shotgun sequence:
- the LOC126619433 gene encoding subtilisin-like protease SBT4.3 isoform X2 gives MIVSSESALYAATESDIIVGVKVSRNATTESDFIVGVMDTGIWPEAESFKEEGFGHPPKKRKGVCDGGKNFTSNKKIVGARYYLTDSARDFWGHGTHCASIVARSPVKDVSFYGLASGTARGGVPAARITAYKVCDLDFGCSSDSIMAAFDDAIADEVDIISISLNGFFRSEPHFYIDPIAIGAFHAMKKGILTSQSAGTIFNSYKVGPVSSVAPWIFTVAASTTDRRIIDSIVLANGKKLVGHSTNTFTLNGTNFPLIYGKDASRTKCSQMLACICWEGCLDPDLVKGKIVVCEKNARFPGAYRSGAVGIIFVNFMNETFSQVLPFPGVNLITEELNVVKSYMNSTRVPQATILQSEVIKDVDAPLVSITSRARR, from the exons atgattgttAGTTCTGAATCTGCTTTATATGCTGCAACTGAGAGTGATATCATTGTTGGTGTGAAAGTCAGTCGAAATGCCACAACTGAAAGTGATTTCATTGTTGGTGTGATGGACACTGGAATTTGGCCTGAAGCTGAGAGCTTTAAAGAGGAAGGTTTTGGTCATCCTCCTAAGAAGCGGAAAGGTGTTTGTGATGGCGGCAAAAATTTCACCAGCAACAA AAAGATCGTTGGTGCTCGATATTACTTAACAGACTCTGCAAGGGATTTCTGGGGTCATGGAACTCACTGTGCATCAATTGTAGCCAGGAGTCCTGTAAAGGATGTAAGCTTTTACGGACTAGCAAGTGGTACTGCAAGAGGAGGTGTACCTGCTGCGAGAATCACAGCATATAAAGTCTGTGATCTTGATTTCGGGTGTAGTTCAGACAGTATCATGGCTGCTTTTGACGATGCAATTGCTGATGAAGTTGACATCATTTCAATTTCACTTAATGGATTTTTTCGTTCTGAGCCTCATTTTTATATTGACCCGATTGCAATTGGTGCCTTTCatgccatgaagaaagggaTACTAACTTCACAGTCTGCCGGAACCATATTTAATAGTTATAAGGTTGGTCCTGTGTCAAGTGTAGCACCATGGATATTCACAGTTGCAGCTAGTACCACAGATCGCCGGATTATTGACAGCATTGTTCTTGCAAACGGAAAGAAACTAGTC GGGCACTCTACGAACACGTTCACATTAAATGGAACAAATTTTCCTCTCATATATGGAAAAGatgcttcaagaacaaaatGCTCTCAAATGCTAGCTTG TATATGTTGGGAAGGTTGCCTGGACCCTGATTTAGTTAAGGGAAAGATAGTTGTATGTGAGAAGAACGCTAGATTTCCTGGGGCTTACAGATCTGGGGCAGTTGGgataatttttgttaattttatgaacGAAACTTTTTCTCAAGTTCTCCCATTTCCTGGGGTGAATTTAATCACAGAAGAGCTAAATGTGGTCAAGTCCTACATGAACTCCACCAG GGTCCCTCAAGCGACGATATTACAAAGTGAAGTCATAAAAGATGTTGATGCGCCTCTTGTTTCTATCAC GTCCAGGGCGAGGAGATGA
- the LOC126619433 gene encoding subtilisin-like protease SBT4.10 isoform X4 has protein sequence MIVSSESALYAATESDIIVGVKVSRNATTESDFIVGVMDTGIWPEAESFKEEGFGHPPKKRKGVCDGGKNFTSNKKIVGARYYLTDSARDFWGHGTHCASIVARSPVKDVSFYGLASGTARGGVPAARITAYKVCDLDFGCSSDSIMAAFDDAIADEVDIISISLNGFFRSEPHFYIDPIAIGAFHAMKKGILTSQSAGTIFNSYKVGPVSSVAPWIFTVAASTTDRRIIDSIVLANGKKLVGHSTNTFTLNGTNFPLIYGKDASRTKCSQMLAWVPQATILQSEVIKDVDAPLVSITSATGPNLVDYVLNLMILHLLDCCIHLTM, from the exons atgattgttAGTTCTGAATCTGCTTTATATGCTGCAACTGAGAGTGATATCATTGTTGGTGTGAAAGTCAGTCGAAATGCCACAACTGAAAGTGATTTCATTGTTGGTGTGATGGACACTGGAATTTGGCCTGAAGCTGAGAGCTTTAAAGAGGAAGGTTTTGGTCATCCTCCTAAGAAGCGGAAAGGTGTTTGTGATGGCGGCAAAAATTTCACCAGCAACAA AAAGATCGTTGGTGCTCGATATTACTTAACAGACTCTGCAAGGGATTTCTGGGGTCATGGAACTCACTGTGCATCAATTGTAGCCAGGAGTCCTGTAAAGGATGTAAGCTTTTACGGACTAGCAAGTGGTACTGCAAGAGGAGGTGTACCTGCTGCGAGAATCACAGCATATAAAGTCTGTGATCTTGATTTCGGGTGTAGTTCAGACAGTATCATGGCTGCTTTTGACGATGCAATTGCTGATGAAGTTGACATCATTTCAATTTCACTTAATGGATTTTTTCGTTCTGAGCCTCATTTTTATATTGACCCGATTGCAATTGGTGCCTTTCatgccatgaagaaagggaTACTAACTTCACAGTCTGCCGGAACCATATTTAATAGTTATAAGGTTGGTCCTGTGTCAAGTGTAGCACCATGGATATTCACAGTTGCAGCTAGTACCACAGATCGCCGGATTATTGACAGCATTGTTCTTGCAAACGGAAAGAAACTAGTC GGGCACTCTACGAACACGTTCACATTAAATGGAACAAATTTTCCTCTCATATATGGAAAAGatgcttcaagaacaaaatGCTCTCAAATGCTAGCTTG GGTCCCTCAAGCGACGATATTACAAAGTGAAGTCATAAAAGATGTTGATGCGCCTCTTGTTTCTATCACGTCTGCGACTGGACCAAATTTAGTTGACTATGTTCTGaatttgatgattcttcatctcCTAGACTGTTGTATTCATTTGACTATGTAG
- the LOC126619433 gene encoding subtilisin-like protease SBT4.3 isoform X3 codes for MDTGIWPEAESFKEEGFGHPPKKRKGVCDGGKNFTSNKKIVGARYYLTDSARDFWGHGTHCASIVARSPVKDVSFYGLASGTARGGVPAARITAYKVCDLDFGCSSDSIMAAFDDAIADEVDIISISLNGFFRSEPHFYIDPIAIGAFHAMKKGILTSQSAGTIFNSYKVGPVSSVAPWIFTVAASTTDRRIIDSIVLANGKKLVGHSTNTFTLNGTNFPLIYGKDASRTKCSQMLACICWEGCLDPDLVKGKIVVCEKNARFPGAYRSGAVGIIFVNFMNETFSQVLPFPGVNLITEELNVVKSYMNSTRVPQATILQSEVIKDVDAPLVSITSATGPNLVDYVLNLMILHLLDCCIHLTM; via the exons ATGGACACTGGAATTTGGCCTGAAGCTGAGAGCTTTAAAGAGGAAGGTTTTGGTCATCCTCCTAAGAAGCGGAAAGGTGTTTGTGATGGCGGCAAAAATTTCACCAGCAACAA AAAGATCGTTGGTGCTCGATATTACTTAACAGACTCTGCAAGGGATTTCTGGGGTCATGGAACTCACTGTGCATCAATTGTAGCCAGGAGTCCTGTAAAGGATGTAAGCTTTTACGGACTAGCAAGTGGTACTGCAAGAGGAGGTGTACCTGCTGCGAGAATCACAGCATATAAAGTCTGTGATCTTGATTTCGGGTGTAGTTCAGACAGTATCATGGCTGCTTTTGACGATGCAATTGCTGATGAAGTTGACATCATTTCAATTTCACTTAATGGATTTTTTCGTTCTGAGCCTCATTTTTATATTGACCCGATTGCAATTGGTGCCTTTCatgccatgaagaaagggaTACTAACTTCACAGTCTGCCGGAACCATATTTAATAGTTATAAGGTTGGTCCTGTGTCAAGTGTAGCACCATGGATATTCACAGTTGCAGCTAGTACCACAGATCGCCGGATTATTGACAGCATTGTTCTTGCAAACGGAAAGAAACTAGTC GGGCACTCTACGAACACGTTCACATTAAATGGAACAAATTTTCCTCTCATATATGGAAAAGatgcttcaagaacaaaatGCTCTCAAATGCTAGCTTG TATATGTTGGGAAGGTTGCCTGGACCCTGATTTAGTTAAGGGAAAGATAGTTGTATGTGAGAAGAACGCTAGATTTCCTGGGGCTTACAGATCTGGGGCAGTTGGgataatttttgttaattttatgaacGAAACTTTTTCTCAAGTTCTCCCATTTCCTGGGGTGAATTTAATCACAGAAGAGCTAAATGTGGTCAAGTCCTACATGAACTCCACCAG GGTCCCTCAAGCGACGATATTACAAAGTGAAGTCATAAAAGATGTTGATGCGCCTCTTGTTTCTATCACGTCTGCGACTGGACCAAATTTAGTTGACTATGTTCTGaatttgatgattcttcatctcCTAGACTGTTGTATTCATTTGACTATGTAG
- the LOC126619433 gene encoding subtilisin-like protease SBT4.3 isoform X1 produces the protein MIVSSESALYAATESDIIVGVKVSRNATTESDFIVGVMDTGIWPEAESFKEEGFGHPPKKRKGVCDGGKNFTSNKKIVGARYYLTDSARDFWGHGTHCASIVARSPVKDVSFYGLASGTARGGVPAARITAYKVCDLDFGCSSDSIMAAFDDAIADEVDIISISLNGFFRSEPHFYIDPIAIGAFHAMKKGILTSQSAGTIFNSYKVGPVSSVAPWIFTVAASTTDRRIIDSIVLANGKKLVGHSTNTFTLNGTNFPLIYGKDASRTKCSQMLACICWEGCLDPDLVKGKIVVCEKNARFPGAYRSGAVGIIFVNFMNETFSQVLPFPGVNLITEELNVVKSYMNSTRVPQATILQSEVIKDVDAPLVSITSATGPNLVDYVLNLMILHLLDCCIHLTM, from the exons atgattgttAGTTCTGAATCTGCTTTATATGCTGCAACTGAGAGTGATATCATTGTTGGTGTGAAAGTCAGTCGAAATGCCACAACTGAAAGTGATTTCATTGTTGGTGTGATGGACACTGGAATTTGGCCTGAAGCTGAGAGCTTTAAAGAGGAAGGTTTTGGTCATCCTCCTAAGAAGCGGAAAGGTGTTTGTGATGGCGGCAAAAATTTCACCAGCAACAA AAAGATCGTTGGTGCTCGATATTACTTAACAGACTCTGCAAGGGATTTCTGGGGTCATGGAACTCACTGTGCATCAATTGTAGCCAGGAGTCCTGTAAAGGATGTAAGCTTTTACGGACTAGCAAGTGGTACTGCAAGAGGAGGTGTACCTGCTGCGAGAATCACAGCATATAAAGTCTGTGATCTTGATTTCGGGTGTAGTTCAGACAGTATCATGGCTGCTTTTGACGATGCAATTGCTGATGAAGTTGACATCATTTCAATTTCACTTAATGGATTTTTTCGTTCTGAGCCTCATTTTTATATTGACCCGATTGCAATTGGTGCCTTTCatgccatgaagaaagggaTACTAACTTCACAGTCTGCCGGAACCATATTTAATAGTTATAAGGTTGGTCCTGTGTCAAGTGTAGCACCATGGATATTCACAGTTGCAGCTAGTACCACAGATCGCCGGATTATTGACAGCATTGTTCTTGCAAACGGAAAGAAACTAGTC GGGCACTCTACGAACACGTTCACATTAAATGGAACAAATTTTCCTCTCATATATGGAAAAGatgcttcaagaacaaaatGCTCTCAAATGCTAGCTTG TATATGTTGGGAAGGTTGCCTGGACCCTGATTTAGTTAAGGGAAAGATAGTTGTATGTGAGAAGAACGCTAGATTTCCTGGGGCTTACAGATCTGGGGCAGTTGGgataatttttgttaattttatgaacGAAACTTTTTCTCAAGTTCTCCCATTTCCTGGGGTGAATTTAATCACAGAAGAGCTAAATGTGGTCAAGTCCTACATGAACTCCACCAG GGTCCCTCAAGCGACGATATTACAAAGTGAAGTCATAAAAGATGTTGATGCGCCTCTTGTTTCTATCACGTCTGCGACTGGACCAAATTTAGTTGACTATGTTCTGaatttgatgattcttcatctcCTAGACTGTTGTATTCATTTGACTATGTAG